Within the Arthrobacter sp. V1I7 genome, the region ACGCAGGCGTTCGCCGTCGCTCCACAGGGCCTCGTCGAGGATGTGGTGCATCTGCTCGAGATCGGTTGCCGGACTGAGGGTCACCGGGCCCCAGGCAAAGGCAATTCTCCGGTGGCCGTTCTGGATAAGGGAGGCGACGGCGGCTCGGGCCGCCTCACGGTTGTCGATCACGACCGAATCGGTATCGAGGCTATCCACCAAGCGGTCAATCAGGACTACGGGAATACCGCGCTCCATGGCGTTGGTTAGGTGCGAGACATCGTCATTCCGACCCGCGGCCGAAGCCACCACCAGGCCGTCAACCTGTTTGGCGAGCAGTACGCCGATAGCGTCCCGCTCCAGCTCCAGTTTCTCGTCCGTGCTCAGGATGATGGCATCGTAGCCGGCCAGCTTTGCAGTTTCCGAAATGCCTTTGAGGACGCCGGAGAAGAACGGGTTGGCGACGTCTGCCAGCACGATTCCGAGCGTCTTGGTGACGCCCGTCGTCATGCTCCGCGCCAAGGTGTTGGGTTTATAGCCCAATCGCTCTGCGGCGAGCATCACCTTGGCGCGGGTCGCATCACTAACCGAGCCGTAATTTCCAAGGGTACGGGCGACCGTCGCCCTGCCTACGCCTGCAGCGGCGGCAACGTCTGTGATGGTCGGAGCAGCGTCATGGTGCTGATGGTCCGACGACATCCAGCTTCCCTTCTATGTCACGGGATCCGCAATGGCGTCCCGGCGCAGTTGTTTGTTCCTGCATCAGATCCTAGTTGGTGCAGCGACGGGTCGTCCGTATCCGAAGGCGCCCTCCACATAACACTGCTCCGCAGCAGTGCCGGCTGCAAAGGCCAGAGCCTCCCGAAGGCTGTCGGGGGATGGCCGGGAGTGCCTCGTCCAGCCGGCTTTGAGGAGGCTTACCACCAGCCCGGTCAAGAAGGCATCACCGCAGCCCATGGTGTCCGCGAACCGCAGGGCGTCCGTCGGAGCGGCCTTTTGGGTAAGGAAGTCGTTTCCGTCGAACAACACGGCCCCGTCTGCTCCCTTGGTACCGACCGCCAGGGAGGCACCTGCGGCAACGACCCGCCGCAGCTCATGTTCCGCGGAGTGCAGGTTATGACCCCCCAGCGAAAGCAGTGCCAGATCGATGAATGGGGCTGTCCGTCGAAGATACTGGTCTGTTCGCCGTTCCGGTTCGGAAGAGTAGTCAAAGCTGACCAGCGTGCCGGCAGTCCGCACGGCCGGAAGCTGCGGTTCTGACGCCGAATAGACGCTCGAATGCACGAGATCCGCCGTGGCCAGGTAGGCGAGGTGCTCCGGTTCCAGCGTGAAGGGCTGGCTTATGGTGACGCCTCCGTCGTTCCAGCCTAGAAATATCCGGTCGCCGTCGA harbors:
- a CDS encoding LacI family DNA-binding transcriptional regulator, whose amino-acid sequence is MSSDHQHHDAAPTITDVAAAAGVGRATVARTLGNYGSVSDATRAKVMLAAERLGYKPNTLARSMTTGVTKTLGIVLADVANPFFSGVLKGISETAKLAGYDAIILSTDEKLELERDAIGVLLAKQVDGLVVASAAGRNDDVSHLTNAMERGIPVVLIDRLVDSLDTDSVVIDNREAARAAVASLIQNGHRRIAFAWGPVTLSPATDLEQMHHILDEALWSDGERLRGYLDALEEAGIPFDTALVTHVLKNEGQATRAVSGMLALADPPTAIFTTETEATVGALHALRARNLRLLKDVSLIGFDDSPWAAVMEPPLTMIRQPVRELGAVAAQQLVARINGDASPPEAHVLPSSLIVRSSDGPVPAVLGK
- a CDS encoding PfkB family carbohydrate kinase is translated as MKVIGFGDNIVDRFLDRRVIYPGGNCVNFAVLARRLGVDSAYLGVFGSDVHGDFVRSALQEEGVDISRCVIREGPNGVSEIKVVDGDRIFLGWNDGGVTISQPFTLEPEHLAYLATADLVHSSVYSASEPQLPAVRTAGTLVSFDYSSEPERRTDQYLRRTAPFIDLALLSLGGHNLHSAEHELRRVVAAGASLAVGTKGADGAVLFDGNDFLTQKAAPTDALRFADTMGCGDAFLTGLVVSLLKAGWTRHSRPSPDSLREALAFAAGTAAEQCYVEGAFGYGRPVAAPTRI